From the genome of Thermodesulfobacteriota bacterium, one region includes:
- the gldC gene encoding gliding motility protein GldC: protein MPKIAEIKFTVKLDEDNIPDAIYWEATEADFSGKKPCDSIMISIWDREEKNALSIDLWTKSMEVGEMNAHLYLTLLKMAEMYERATQNKELTKMIKEFAHNFAKKVDEIFS from the coding sequence ATGCCCAAAATTGCGGAGATCAAGTTTACGGTTAAATTAGACGAGGACAATATTCCTGATGCCATTTATTGGGAAGCGACAGAGGCAGACTTTTCCGGGAAGAAGCCATGTGATTCCATAATGATATCAATCTGGGACCGGGAAGAAAAAAATGCGTTGAGCATCGACCTCTGGACTAAAAGCATGGAAGTTGGCGAAATGAACGCTCATTTATACTTGACCTTGCTGAAAATGGCTGAAATGTACGAGAGGGCTACGCAGAATAAAGAGTTAACAAAAATGATAAAGGAGTTTGCCCATAATTTTGCGAAAAAGGTGGATGAAATTTTTAGCTAG
- a CDS encoding enoyl-CoA hydratase-related protein yields MARRKSVKPEGVKRAGKDSSHKNGRDGTLKFNFVLYQKKDRIARVTINRPEVRNAINSKTREELAMAIEDAWLDDQIGVIVLTGAGDKSFSSGGDLSWIVDPNRKVDEYNMLTHYRLATAMRCCGKPLIARVSGFCIGAGNELNMLCDLTIASEDSMFGQAGPLVGSVPVWYGLQQLQYSVGDKKTREIVYLCRRYTAREAQEMGWVNKVVPKDKLDEEVEAWCKRLLEMSPQSLRIAKFQINFASDMAFPQITHGLELGRFFLKSPQMMEGAGAFLEKRKPDFWKVR; encoded by the coding sequence ATGGCGAGAAGAAAATCGGTTAAACCGGAAGGGGTAAAAAGAGCCGGAAAAGATAGTTCTCATAAAAATGGACGAGATGGGACTTTAAAATTCAACTTTGTTCTTTATCAGAAAAAAGACCGTATAGCTAGGGTCACCATCAATCGTCCGGAAGTTCGCAATGCCATAAACTCCAAGACCAGGGAGGAGCTGGCGATGGCAATCGAGGATGCCTGGCTCGATGACCAGATAGGCGTTATAGTGCTTACCGGCGCGGGGGATAAATCGTTTTCTTCGGGTGGCGATTTGTCCTGGATAGTTGATCCTAATAGGAAGGTTGACGAGTATAACATGCTCACCCATTACCGGCTTGCCACCGCCATGCGCTGCTGCGGCAAGCCGTTAATCGCCCGGGTAAGCGGGTTTTGTATAGGTGCGGGTAACGAACTGAACATGCTCTGTGATTTAACCATTGCTTCGGAGGATTCTATGTTTGGGCAGGCTGGTCCGTTAGTAGGGAGCGTTCCGGTCTGGTACGGCTTGCAGCAACTGCAGTATTCTGTGGGGGACAAGAAAACAAGAGAGATTGTTTATCTCTGTAGGCGATATACGGCCAGGGAAGCGCAGGAAATGGGCTGGGTGAACAAGGTCGTGCCTAAAGACAAACTTGATGAAGAAGTGGAGGCCTGGTGTAAAAGGCTTCTTGAGATGAGCCCTCAATCTCTCCGAATTGCCAAGTTTCAGATTAATTTTGCTTCCGATATGGCCTTCCCACAAATCACCCATGGGCTGGAGCTGGGCCGGTTCTTCCTCAAGTCTCCCCAGATGATGGAGGGGGCAGGAGCATTCCTAGAAAAGCGCAAGCCCGATTTCTGGAAGGTTAGGTGA